From Streptomyces sp. CMB-StM0423, a single genomic window includes:
- a CDS encoding TOMM precursor leader peptide-binding protein — protein sequence MPRAFDDLAGMRPRLRRDVLFTQTPGGVLFHNADGGFHLAGRTAYRFASLIVPHLDGSRPLSDVCAGLGAPQRAMVAELVGSLVERDFARDAAPAVEPGPPAAVAERFAAQIAYVDHYVDEAAARFARFRDTRVAVLGTGEAARWCVLGLIRNGLAAVAAEERPEAALAEADELTAAGTPAALDAVDAGALGSYQVLVVTGADAPARTHALLRAGLAEGQLLIPAWTFGDRVVVGPRSGGLTAGCLGCALLRLGDTTDPAAAAALLAELAGVAGPAAVPAGGALAGPVAAMVGNLLAYEIFRTVTGALPAETEGQVLIQDLDSLDVVAEPLRPHPRCPRCAGPAAGPGADGSELRPEELTVAEPVTVETARDAEELVAGLNRLGDALIRPHVGVFTRYRDEELTQTPLKVSRIEVPLGGGTRLVSAFDVHHLAGARGRGLRAAAALYAEHAAPVRPLPELPARLRRLGPDALVASGGTGVTADGVTAWARVTSLLTKDEVAVPAAALCPSGAANRDGLVLRGSWGTGAGECAGEAAGHALLSALAHEALLRAARGGHGATPVRAQPTSDDAEWVFLARSAETLGVPVELLDLGEPERSGVSVALAREPGVGARWAVGASLTPAGAAVAALRDLLGQVQLAAETGEAPDTGDELLPDLAPGAIQPSGGDGGDGGPATFPAVLDRLRAAGRDVLWRDTTPADLRSAGMYTARVLLTTEPAGADD from the coding sequence ATGCCACGAGCGTTCGACGACCTCGCCGGGATGCGGCCCAGGCTGCGCCGGGACGTGCTGTTCACCCAGACCCCCGGAGGCGTGCTGTTCCACAACGCCGACGGCGGCTTCCACCTGGCAGGACGCACGGCGTACCGCTTCGCCTCCCTGATCGTGCCGCACCTCGACGGCAGCCGCCCCCTCAGCGACGTCTGCGCCGGACTCGGCGCGCCCCAGCGGGCGATGGTCGCGGAGCTGGTCGGCTCGCTGGTGGAGCGGGACTTCGCCCGCGACGCCGCGCCGGCCGTCGAGCCGGGTCCGCCCGCCGCGGTCGCGGAGCGGTTCGCCGCGCAGATCGCGTACGTCGACCACTACGTGGACGAGGCCGCGGCCCGCTTCGCCCGCTTCCGCGACACCCGGGTGGCGGTCCTCGGCACGGGCGAGGCGGCGCGCTGGTGCGTGCTGGGGCTGATACGCAACGGGCTCGCCGCGGTCGCCGCCGAGGAGCGGCCGGAGGCGGCGCTCGCCGAGGCCGACGAGCTGACCGCCGCCGGCACCCCGGCCGCGCTCGACGCGGTCGACGCCGGCGCGCTCGGCTCGTACCAGGTGCTCGTCGTGACCGGCGCCGACGCGCCCGCCCGCACCCACGCCCTGCTGCGGGCCGGCCTCGCCGAGGGCCAGCTCCTCATCCCCGCCTGGACGTTCGGCGACCGCGTCGTCGTCGGCCCCCGCTCCGGCGGGCTGACCGCCGGCTGCCTCGGCTGTGCCCTGCTGCGCCTCGGCGACACCACTGACCCGGCCGCCGCGGCGGCGCTGCTCGCCGAGCTGGCGGGGGTCGCCGGGCCAGCCGCGGTGCCGGCTGGCGGTGCGCTGGCCGGGCCGGTCGCGGCGATGGTCGGCAACCTGCTCGCGTACGAGATCTTCCGTACCGTCACAGGGGCGCTGCCCGCGGAGACCGAGGGCCAGGTGCTCATCCAGGATCTCGACTCCCTCGACGTCGTCGCCGAGCCGCTGCGCCCGCACCCGCGCTGCCCGCGGTGCGCGGGACCGGCCGCGGGTCCCGGCGCGGACGGCTCCGAACTGCGCCCCGAGGAACTGACCGTCGCGGAGCCGGTGACGGTGGAGACGGCCCGCGACGCGGAGGAGCTGGTCGCCGGGCTCAACCGGCTCGGTGACGCGCTCATCCGCCCGCACGTCGGCGTCTTCACCCGCTACCGCGACGAGGAGCTGACGCAGACCCCGCTGAAGGTCAGCCGCATCGAGGTGCCGCTGGGCGGCGGTACGCGGCTGGTGTCGGCGTTCGACGTGCACCACCTGGCGGGCGCCCGCGGGCGGGGGCTGCGCGCGGCGGCGGCGCTGTACGCGGAGCACGCCGCGCCCGTACGGCCGCTGCCCGAACTCCCCGCGAGGCTGCGGCGGCTGGGGCCCGACGCGCTGGTCGCCTCCGGCGGCACGGGGGTCACGGCGGACGGGGTGACGGCGTGGGCGCGGGTCACGTCGCTGCTGACGAAGGACGAAGTCGCCGTGCCCGCGGCGGCGTTGTGCCCCTCGGGGGCGGCGAACCGGGACGGCCTGGTGCTGCGCGGTTCGTGGGGAACGGGTGCGGGGGAGTGCGCGGGCGAGGCGGCGGGGCATGCCCTGCTGTCGGCGCTGGCGCACGAGGCGTTGCTGCGCGCGGCTCGGGGTGGTCACGGGGCTACCCCGGTCCGCGCGCAGCCAACGTCGGACGACGCGGAGTGGGTGTTCCTCGCCCGCTCGGCGGAGACGCTGGGCGTGCCGGTGGAGCTGCTGGACCTGGGGGAGCCGGAGCGCAGCGGGGTGTCGGTGGCGCTGGCCCGGGAGCCGGGAGTGGGCGCGCGCTGGGCGGTGGGGGCGTCGCTGACCCCGGCGGGGGCGGCGGTCGCGGCGCTGCGGGACCTGCTGGGGCAGGTGCAGTTGGCGGCGGAGACCGGTGAAGCACCGGACACGGGCGACGAGTTGCTGCCGGATCTGGCGCCGGGGGCGATACAGCCGTCCGGCGGGGACGGCGGGGACGGCGGCCCGGCGACGTTCCCGGCGGTCCTCGACCGCCTCCGCGCGGCGGGCCGCGACGTGCTGTGGCGGGACACCACCCCGGCCGACCTGCGGTCGGCCGGCATGTACACCGCCCGGGTGCTGCTGACGACGGAGCCCGCCGGTGCCGACGACTGA
- a CDS encoding BTAD domain-containing putative transcriptional regulator → MRFQLLGPLSITDGGETVVLHPSKPANLLAALLLNAGSIVSVDYLQRMVWGDEQPATARAALQTCVLRLRRLFAKHEVVDTPIEAVPGGYRITAGGRSLDLVEFRERVRRTQEPGLSAESAMGALQGALALWQTGVLANVRSEAIHRDEVPRLLEERLRVVERLCDLRLELGQCGQALVDLWSVTRAHPDHGRFREQLIEALYRTGRQTEALAEYRGFKAYLADGLGVGPSAALQRLELSILRGEDLGPASEPPALAGLPAAAPAAPAPVPDPPGLPPVPWFTGRAEAVATLRRRLAAAPDDPGTPVAELVCGGPGIGKTALAQQVAHLVRDDFPGGRTLVPMAAPDGSPRAAAEVVDELAARLGTPDAGSGPRALLILDDVVDAAQARDVLAAVPGHGVLLTSRLGLAGLVATHGVRVHRLGPLAEAEARELLTAVLGAERVADEPSGAEELAAVCGHHPLALVIAAARLGTRPALRLGDCARWLAEEPLGRLSLTGHPRMSVVELFDAALDRLDPGLAAAYVALGALDAPGWHAADGAAVLGLPVAECEAVLERLADAGLVEDGPPGPYHPHPLLRLHARLVAGLTGEDEASGGAGTSGGAAALSQVGTASQPVQPGRTGPSSQSGQPGQSGQQGQGSRPGHASQPGPHGRSGQSGPTGFANSPSQPSRSTQSNRTSQPRQKV, encoded by the coding sequence GTGCGGTTCCAACTGCTCGGGCCGCTGAGCATCACCGACGGCGGCGAGACCGTCGTCCTGCACCCCTCCAAACCGGCCAACCTGCTCGCCGCCCTGCTGCTCAACGCGGGCTCCATCGTCTCCGTCGACTACCTCCAGCGCATGGTCTGGGGCGACGAACAGCCCGCCACCGCGCGGGCCGCGCTGCAGACCTGCGTGCTGCGGCTGCGGCGGCTCTTCGCCAAGCACGAGGTGGTCGACACCCCCATCGAGGCGGTGCCCGGCGGCTACCGGATCACCGCGGGCGGGCGCTCCCTCGACCTCGTCGAGTTCCGCGAGCGGGTACGGCGCACGCAGGAGCCCGGCCTGTCCGCGGAGTCGGCGATGGGCGCGCTGCAGGGGGCGCTGGCGCTGTGGCAGACCGGGGTGCTGGCCAACGTACGGTCCGAGGCCATCCACCGCGACGAGGTGCCGCGGCTGCTGGAGGAGCGGCTGCGGGTCGTGGAGCGGCTGTGCGACCTGCGGCTGGAGCTGGGGCAGTGCGGGCAGGCACTCGTGGACCTGTGGAGCGTCACCCGCGCCCACCCCGACCACGGCCGGTTCCGGGAGCAGTTGATCGAGGCGCTGTACCGGACCGGGCGGCAGACGGAGGCGCTTGCGGAGTACCGCGGCTTCAAGGCGTACCTCGCGGACGGGCTCGGCGTCGGTCCCTCGGCCGCGCTCCAGCGGCTGGAGCTGTCGATCCTGCGCGGCGAGGACCTGGGCCCGGCGAGCGAACCGCCCGCGCTGGCGGGGCTCCCGGCCGCGGCGCCGGCCGCGCCCGCGCCGGTCCCCGACCCGCCGGGGCTGCCGCCGGTGCCGTGGTTCACCGGGCGGGCGGAGGCGGTCGCGACGCTGCGGCGGCGGCTGGCCGCGGCGCCGGACGACCCGGGTACGCCGGTGGCGGAACTGGTCTGCGGCGGGCCCGGGATCGGCAAGACCGCCCTCGCCCAGCAGGTGGCGCACCTCGTACGCGACGACTTCCCCGGCGGCCGGACGCTGGTGCCCATGGCGGCGCCGGACGGCTCGCCGCGCGCCGCCGCGGAGGTCGTCGACGAACTCGCCGCCCGGCTCGGCACGCCGGACGCGGGGTCCGGCCCGCGGGCGCTGCTGATCCTGGACGACGTGGTCGACGCGGCGCAGGCCCGCGACGTGCTCGCGGCGGTGCCCGGGCACGGGGTGCTGCTCACCAGCCGGCTGGGGCTCGCCGGGCTGGTCGCCACCCACGGCGTACGGGTCCACCGGCTCGGCCCGCTGGCCGAGGCGGAGGCACGGGAGTTGCTGACGGCGGTGCTGGGCGCGGAGCGGGTCGCGGACGAGCCGAGCGGCGCGGAGGAACTGGCCGCGGTGTGCGGCCACCACCCGCTGGCGCTGGTCATCGCCGCCGCCCGGCTCGGTACCCGGCCGGCGCTGCGGCTCGGCGACTGCGCCCGCTGGCTGGCCGAAGAACCGCTGGGCCGGCTGTCGCTCACCGGCCACCCGCGGATGTCGGTGGTGGAGTTGTTCGACGCGGCCCTGGACCGGCTCGACCCCGGCCTCGCGGCGGCGTACGTCGCGCTCGGCGCGCTCGACGCACCCGGCTGGCACGCGGCGGACGGCGCGGCGGTGCTGGGGCTGCCGGTGGCGGAGTGCGAGGCGGTCCTCGAACGGCTCGCGGACGCGGGGCTGGTGGAGGACGGGCCGCCGGGTCCGTACCACCCGCATCCGCTGCTGCGGCTGCACGCGCGGCTGGTGGCGGGGCTGACCGGCGAGGACGAGGCGTCGGGCGGGGCCGGTACGTCCGGCGGGGCCGCAGCGCTCAGCCAGGTCGGGACGGCGAGTCAGCCCGTTCAGCCGGGCCGGACCGGTCCGTCGAGTCAGTCCGGCCAGCCGGGCCAGTCCGGCCAGCAGGGCCAGGGCAGTCGGCCGGGCCACGCCTCCCAGCCCGGTCCCCACGGCCGGTCCGGGCAGTCCGGCCCGACCGGTTTCGCCAACTCGCCCAGCCAGCCCAGTCGGTCGACCCAGTCGAACCGGACCAGTCAGCCGAGACAGAAGGTGTGA
- a CDS encoding serine/threonine-protein kinase, with amino-acid sequence MTAYRTTGGGAAGARAPLLTPGQRIHDGLVVDRRLGEGAFAEVYRVRHHVLGRQALKLFKHRASLAADLSRLDEARILSTLGHPSIIRVFDAGTVDTADGPRGYFTMEYVAGGSLHQLVRSHGGIVPVPQVTTVLRQVADGLSVAHGRRQPVVHRDLSLANVLVAYDESGLRVKVGDFGLARETDPVTRAASAQGTVAYMPPEVLIRGRGYSAAGDVWALGTIVYHLLTNRFPYDADDPARAFSPGRFEQPLRPPGDFNDDADAALEWLVADMLRVDPAARPAMREVAERALSPGQMAALPAEQPPEPPRAADPPADEFVRAAIALSRIPGRLADAADQLEAALSRRPRLRERHLTRLTTWRRGVVQ; translated from the coding sequence ATGACGGCATACCGGACGACGGGCGGCGGCGCGGCCGGCGCGCGCGCCCCCCTGCTCACCCCCGGGCAGCGCATCCACGACGGGCTGGTGGTCGACCGCAGGCTGGGCGAGGGCGCGTTCGCCGAGGTGTACCGCGTACGCCACCACGTGCTCGGCCGGCAGGCGCTCAAGCTCTTCAAGCACCGCGCCTCCCTCGCCGCCGACCTCAGCAGGCTCGACGAGGCGCGCATCCTCTCCACCCTCGGCCACCCGAGCATCATCAGGGTGTTCGACGCCGGCACGGTGGACACGGCGGACGGCCCGCGCGGCTACTTCACCATGGAGTACGTCGCCGGGGGCAGCCTGCACCAACTGGTCAGGAGCCACGGCGGCATCGTCCCCGTCCCCCAGGTCACCACCGTGCTGCGGCAGGTGGCCGACGGCCTGTCCGTCGCTCACGGGCGGCGGCAGCCGGTCGTGCACCGGGACCTGTCGCTGGCCAACGTGCTCGTCGCGTACGACGAGTCCGGACTGCGGGTCAAGGTGGGCGACTTCGGGCTGGCGCGGGAGACCGACCCGGTCACGCGGGCGGCGAGCGCGCAGGGCACGGTCGCGTACATGCCGCCCGAAGTCCTCATCCGCGGGCGCGGCTACTCGGCCGCCGGGGACGTGTGGGCGCTGGGCACGATCGTCTACCACCTGCTCACGAACCGCTTCCCGTACGACGCGGACGACCCGGCGCGGGCGTTCTCGCCGGGTCGGTTCGAGCAACCGCTGCGGCCGCCGGGCGACTTCAACGACGACGCGGACGCCGCGCTGGAGTGGCTGGTGGCGGACATGCTGCGGGTCGACCCGGCGGCGCGGCCGGCGATGCGCGAGGTGGCGGAACGCGCCCTGTCCCCGGGCCAGATGGCGGCGCTGCCGGCGGAGCAGCCGCCCGAGCCACCGCGCGCGGCGGACCCGCCCGCCGACGAGTTCGTCCGCGCCGCCATCGCGCTCTCCCGCATCCCCGGCCGCCTGGCGGACGCGGCCGACCAACTCGAAGCCGCCCTCAGCCGCCGGCCCCGCCTGCGGGAGCGGCATCTGACCCGGCTCACGACCTGGCGTAGAGGAGTCGTTCAGTGA
- a CDS encoding Hsp70 family protein yields MSETIDYGIDLGTTNSAIAVAEDGGVRIVKNNEQWDYSPSAVYIPKKDIVHVGRRAKERTQSDPANAHSEFKLEMGVAGATRRFERAGLSLTPEELSAEVLKSLRQDAAAETGYAPEVAVITVPAAFALNQNTATSEAAALAGLSEHCPLVQEPTAAAIAYGVQDTSDSAHWMVFDLGGGTFDAAVMSKRDGELQLIQHAGDPYLGGKLIDWAVVDDLLAPAVRRDLGLPDFNRSNRRWLGNYAKLKAEAENAKIALSRMDKIDIACDLDDGSGDTVNFEFTLTRGTLDDLALPFYTRAIKLCREALAESALRPDHIDRLLLAGGSTLSPGLRALLTDRHTGLGIEVDHSQDPTTVVARGAAAFARTVRRPRKVRAAAPGEFAVELNYPAQTVDTTGIPVSGKVTSGGAVDFTRYAVVLANPDGQPPFRGPRTVLSQDGTFYTEVVVTAGATSHFAVELTDTSGTRQKLAGGTLAITHAKVVPGEAVLTGTLGIGRADGSFDPLLRKGTTLPAMVTKIYRTTIPLHRSEPDAVIRIPLLEGERPRAERNTRVGQLEIRPRDVRIDLPAESEVEVTFEIEASSREALATAHIPLVQQQFEATINRTELLAPEQHELAGRLRHLEQRLRGLKDDAESEHAEQAGTRLRKLEEHRPLTQLGREVDAADVDTGAAVTSDRRMRDLEAELDDIEEAIEIPGLERRLWDVLGACEDIITQVGGTPADRRELENLRGRASALGADATPAELRKLVKRAEEFQVELLRRTDEWDFVVFNALVEMRDLMRPRHQADAAIRDGRRAMAMGDRGAIAGVNERLRRLLPPEAAGNEPGRKEGGVR; encoded by the coding sequence GTGAGCGAGACCATCGACTACGGCATCGACCTCGGCACCACGAACAGCGCGATCGCGGTGGCGGAGGACGGCGGCGTACGCATCGTCAAGAACAACGAGCAGTGGGACTACTCCCCCTCCGCCGTCTACATCCCCAAGAAGGACATCGTCCACGTGGGCCGGCGGGCCAAGGAGCGTACGCAGTCCGACCCGGCCAACGCCCACTCCGAGTTCAAGCTGGAGATGGGGGTGGCGGGGGCGACGCGCCGGTTCGAGCGCGCCGGGCTGTCCCTCACCCCCGAGGAGCTGTCCGCCGAGGTGCTGAAGTCGCTGCGGCAGGACGCCGCGGCCGAGACGGGATACGCGCCGGAGGTCGCGGTGATCACCGTGCCCGCGGCCTTCGCCCTCAACCAGAACACCGCCACCTCCGAGGCCGCCGCCCTGGCCGGGCTCAGCGAGCACTGCCCGCTGGTGCAGGAGCCGACCGCCGCCGCCATCGCGTACGGCGTGCAGGACACCTCCGACTCCGCCCACTGGATGGTCTTCGACCTCGGCGGCGGCACCTTCGACGCCGCCGTGATGAGCAAGCGCGACGGCGAACTCCAGCTCATCCAGCACGCGGGCGACCCGTACCTCGGCGGGAAGCTCATCGACTGGGCGGTCGTCGACGACCTGCTGGCCCCCGCCGTCCGGCGCGACCTGGGGCTGCCGGACTTCAACCGGAGCAACCGCCGCTGGCTGGGCAACTACGCCAAGCTCAAGGCCGAGGCGGAGAACGCGAAGATCGCGCTGTCCCGGATGGACAAGATCGACATCGCCTGCGACCTGGACGACGGCAGCGGCGACACCGTGAACTTCGAGTTCACCCTCACCCGGGGCACCCTCGACGACCTCGCGCTCCCCTTCTACACCCGTGCGATCAAGCTCTGCCGGGAGGCGCTGGCCGAGAGCGCGCTGCGCCCCGACCACATCGACCGGCTGCTGCTGGCCGGCGGCTCGACGCTCAGCCCGGGGCTGCGCGCGCTGCTCACCGACCGGCACACGGGGCTCGGCATCGAGGTGGACCACAGCCAGGACCCGACGACGGTGGTGGCCCGCGGCGCGGCGGCGTTCGCCCGTACCGTACGGCGGCCGCGGAAGGTGCGGGCGGCGGCGCCGGGTGAGTTCGCGGTGGAGCTGAACTACCCCGCGCAGACCGTCGACACCACCGGCATCCCGGTCTCGGGCAAGGTGACCAGCGGCGGCGCGGTGGACTTCACCCGGTACGCCGTCGTGCTCGCCAACCCGGACGGACAGCCGCCGTTCCGCGGTCCCCGCACCGTGCTCTCCCAGGACGGCACCTTCTACACCGAGGTCGTGGTCACGGCCGGCGCCACGTCCCACTTCGCCGTCGAGCTGACCGACACCTCAGGTACGCGGCAGAAGCTCGCCGGCGGCACCCTGGCGATCACGCACGCGAAGGTCGTACCCGGCGAGGCGGTGCTGACGGGCACCCTCGGCATCGGCCGGGCCGACGGCTCGTTCGACCCGCTGCTCCGCAAGGGCACGACGCTGCCGGCCATGGTGACGAAGATCTACCGCACCACGATCCCCCTGCACCGCTCGGAGCCGGACGCGGTGATCCGTATCCCGCTGCTGGAGGGCGAACGGCCGCGCGCCGAACGCAACACGCGGGTGGGGCAGTTGGAGATCCGGCCGCGGGACGTCCGGATCGACCTGCCGGCGGAGAGCGAGGTCGAGGTGACGTTCGAGATCGAGGCGAGCAGCAGGGAGGCCCTGGCCACCGCCCATATCCCGCTGGTACAGCAGCAGTTCGAGGCGACGATCAACCGCACCGAACTCCTCGCGCCGGAGCAGCACGAGCTGGCCGGCCGGCTCCGGCACCTGGAGCAGCGCCTGCGCGGCCTGAAGGACGACGCCGAGTCCGAGCACGCGGAGCAGGCCGGGACCCGGCTGCGGAAGCTGGAGGAGCACCGCCCGCTCACACAGCTCGGCAGGGAGGTCGACGCCGCGGACGTGGACACGGGCGCGGCGGTGACGAGCGACCGCCGGATGCGCGATCTGGAGGCCGAACTCGACGACATCGAAGAGGCCATCGAGATCCCCGGACTCGAACGCCGGCTGTGGGACGTGCTCGGCGCGTGCGAGGACATCATCACGCAGGTCGGCGGGACCCCGGCCGACCGCCGGGAGCTGGAGAACCTGCGCGGGCGCGCGAGCGCGCTGGGCGCGGACGCGACGCCGGCGGAGCTGCGGAAGCTGGTGAAGCGGGCGGAGGAGTTCCAGGTGGAGCTGCTGCGGCGGACGGACGAGTGGGACTTCGTGGTGTTCAATGCGCTGGTGGAGATGCGCGACCTGATGCGCCCGCGCCACCAGGCGGACGCGGCGATCCGCGACGGCAGGAGGGCGATGGCGATGGGCGACCGGGGGGCGATCGCGGGCGTGAACGAGCGGCTGCGGCGGCTGCTCCCGCCGGAGGCGGCGGGGAACGAGCCGGGGAGGAAGGAGGGCGGGGTCAGGTGA
- a CDS encoding tetratricopeptide repeat protein → MQAHAIHGGLHVHYPATRPQPPPRQLLPVPAHFTGRQEDLAALGRLMTTESGTRQSLLVVSGPGGIGKSALVTKWLQELGTDFPDGHFYADLRGHSVGGPASPGEVLGQFLRALGTRSVPAELAEQTALWRSVTADRNVMVMLDNAFTAAQVRPLLPGGTGGLVVVTSRHMLTGLGVDGARFYRLGGLDPDAGLELLARGIGSERVAREPQAARELAELCAGLPLAVCLASARLASRPRQPVQVMAEALVRKPGDLITLEVEGEAAVQTALNASYAGLTEDGAAVYRRLGLLPVRTFDTQIIAACCGKSLDWADHLMGELIEVSLLEEVGPGTCRFHDLVRLHARDRALRDEPEPEREEVLRRVCDWYLATVTAAEERLTPAQFTLPRNYAFPSELPLPFDEKADALGWLDSRRMDLMGVLSAAVDHGWDETAWQLVDASWPLYLHLRHYDLWIESHEIGLAAARRSGNDVAERQMLNSGAIGLAAAERTDDAIRWYSASAEAARTAGDVRDEGQAFHGLGGCHHHAGRRDEAVRHLNQAIVLWEDCGYPRGTALARIVLGEIALAEGSPGTAVECFREAHRVMVAVEDTHDAARALTFLGHAHIRTGKFDQGVEELTEALAVFATSGSSHWQARTLEMLGEGSRERGDVTAAGEFYARAYALHKVRSPLDAERVRACLDELHPSDEPPERGSASE, encoded by the coding sequence GTGCAGGCGCACGCGATCCATGGTGGTCTCCATGTGCACTACCCCGCTACCCGCCCCCAGCCACCGCCACGGCAGTTGTTGCCCGTGCCGGCTCATTTCACCGGCCGACAGGAGGACTTGGCCGCATTGGGACGCCTGATGACCACGGAATCGGGTACCCGGCAGTCGCTGCTCGTCGTGAGCGGGCCGGGCGGAATCGGTAAGTCGGCTTTGGTCACCAAGTGGTTGCAGGAGCTTGGGACGGACTTCCCCGACGGCCATTTCTACGCGGACCTGCGCGGGCACTCCGTGGGCGGCCCGGCATCGCCGGGGGAAGTGCTGGGGCAGTTCCTGCGCGCTCTCGGCACCAGGTCCGTGCCTGCCGAACTGGCCGAGCAGACTGCCCTCTGGCGGTCCGTCACCGCAGACCGAAACGTCATGGTCATGCTGGACAACGCATTCACCGCGGCTCAGGTACGCCCGCTGCTGCCGGGAGGAACAGGTGGCCTCGTAGTCGTGACCAGCCGTCACATGCTCACCGGCCTCGGCGTCGACGGCGCCAGGTTCTACAGGCTCGGGGGCCTCGACCCAGACGCAGGTCTCGAACTGCTTGCCCGCGGGATCGGCAGCGAGCGTGTCGCACGTGAACCTCAGGCGGCGCGGGAACTAGCTGAGTTGTGTGCGGGGCTCCCACTGGCGGTGTGCCTGGCGTCGGCACGACTGGCGTCGCGGCCTCGGCAGCCCGTACAGGTCATGGCTGAAGCGCTCGTGCGAAAGCCGGGTGACCTCATCACCCTGGAAGTCGAGGGTGAAGCTGCGGTGCAGACAGCCCTCAACGCTTCGTACGCGGGGCTGACCGAGGACGGCGCCGCCGTGTACCGGCGGCTCGGCCTGCTGCCGGTTCGTACCTTCGACACCCAGATCATCGCCGCCTGTTGCGGGAAGTCCTTGGACTGGGCTGACCACCTGATGGGTGAACTGATCGAAGTCAGTCTCCTCGAAGAAGTAGGTCCAGGCACTTGCCGGTTTCATGATCTCGTCCGGCTTCATGCGCGGGACCGGGCGCTCCGAGACGAGCCCGAGCCCGAACGAGAAGAGGTGCTGCGCCGGGTGTGTGACTGGTACCTGGCAACCGTTACGGCAGCGGAGGAACGGCTCACTCCTGCACAGTTCACACTGCCCAGAAACTACGCGTTCCCCTCAGAGCTTCCCCTTCCTTTCGACGAGAAGGCCGACGCCCTCGGCTGGCTGGACAGTCGGCGAATGGACCTGATGGGCGTGCTGAGCGCAGCGGTGGACCACGGATGGGACGAGACGGCATGGCAACTCGTCGACGCGTCGTGGCCGCTGTATCTGCATCTGCGTCACTACGATCTCTGGATCGAATCGCACGAGATCGGGCTCGCTGCCGCACGGCGTAGCGGAAACGATGTCGCCGAGCGCCAAATGCTCAACTCCGGGGCCATCGGCCTTGCCGCTGCGGAACGCACCGATGACGCGATCCGCTGGTATTCCGCCTCCGCGGAGGCGGCGCGGACGGCAGGTGATGTGCGGGACGAAGGGCAGGCGTTCCACGGCCTCGGTGGCTGTCATCATCATGCCGGCAGACGGGACGAGGCCGTGCGGCACCTGAACCAGGCGATCGTGCTCTGGGAGGACTGCGGCTATCCGCGCGGAACTGCTCTGGCGCGGATCGTACTCGGCGAGATCGCACTTGCCGAGGGAAGTCCGGGAACCGCGGTCGAGTGCTTCCGCGAGGCCCACCGGGTGATGGTGGCCGTCGAGGACACGCACGACGCGGCGCGCGCCTTGACCTTTCTGGGACACGCTCATATCCGCACGGGCAAGTTCGACCAGGGTGTGGAAGAACTCACGGAGGCCCTCGCCGTCTTCGCCACGTCCGGCTCGTCGCATTGGCAGGCCAGGACACTGGAGATGCTCGGCGAGGGCTCACGTGAGCGCGGAGACGTCACCGCCGCGGGAGAGTTCTACGCGAGGGCGTACGCACTGCACAAAGTGCGCAGCCCTCTGGACGCGGAACGCGTCAGGGCCTGTCTGGACGAGCTCCACCCGTCCGATGAACCTCCGGAGCGGGGCTCTGCAAGTGAGTGA